GTCGAGTTCTTCGCTGCCACAGCGGGACGTCATCGAGCGTTGGGTAGATGTCAGCCAATAGGCCTTGCATGAGCGCCATGTAGCCGAGAACTCCGATGCCTTTGTTTCGGCAGTAGGGAAGTATCTCAAGCTCAATGGCTCTTGTCAGAAGGCTGTAGGGCAATTCGTTGATAACGATGTTCGCGCCGGTCGCCAGGGCTTCATCCATCTTTTCGGGGCCAAAGTTGCTCACGCCGATATTGCGGATCTTGCCTTTTTCCTGCATCTTGCGTAGTGTATCAAAAGCCACCTGAACGGATGGCGTGGGGATTGTCCCTGTTGAGAAATGCTTGATTGAATGCGCGGTGATCGGCCAGTGGACCATATAGAGGTCAACATAGTCGAGTTGCAGGCGTTTTAGGCTGGCATCCAAGTGAACTTCGACGTTCTCAGACTGAACGTTGGATGGGCTGATCTTGGTGCCGACAAATACCTTATCGCGCGGGATGCCCTTGAGTGCCAGACCGAGCGAAGATTCGCTGGTACCTTTGTTATAGGCTTCCGCAGTGTCAAAAAAGTTAATCCCGAGGTCGACTGCGCGATGCACGACTTCGTCAACGTCTTTCTGGTTCTGGTCTCCCCAATATTCCCCGCCGCCGAAGGCCCAACAGCCTACGCCAAGGCAGGATAGCATCATATCGGAGTTACCGCATTTTCGTTTTTCCATATGCCTCTTCTTGTTTTCTGCAACGATAATTGCGAATTCGTAATAACCCGTTTGGGTTTTATAAGTATGAACGACTGGACTCGCGTTGGGCAAGCAGATAAACACAAACCCTGTAACGAAATTATCGCATAAGGGTTATACAGGAGTTTGGCTAGCTATAATCAGCTCCAGAACAAGCGTTTGACGACTTGGGAGACTTCATCGAGGCGGGTGTGGTGATTATGGAGGAACCGATTGGTGTCATGAGTGCCAATCCCCCTGGCCAATATCGTCAATCGGGGGCCTTCTGTAGGCAGGAGGTCGGTTGGAAGCCCTGAGAGTAGATACATTCGGTTGCGAAGGCTGTAGAGGTAACGATAGGCATTATAAAGCACAAGGAAATCGGGTCGTTCGATATGAGCGCTAGTTAGGAGTGCATGAAGAGCTTGAAGCGTATTGGGTTGTCTGACATCCGGTTTTTCAAAGCCGCTGCGCATTTGAAGGAGTTGTACAGTGAATTCGATATCGGTTAGCCCTCCACGCCCTAGCTTAATGTCGATTTCACGATGATCCGGGTTGAGCCGTTCATTCTCTAGACGCGATTTCATGTGACGGATTTCAGAGGTTTCTTCTTTAGTTAGAGAATGAGCGTAAGTTACTTCGTTTACCAACCCAAGCATTTCCTTCCCCAAAATCTGATTGCCTGCCACAAAGCTGGTTTTGATTAACGCCTGCTTCTCCCATACTTCGGCTTGGGTTTCATAGTACTCTTTGAATGAATCAATAGGGCGTGTCAGTGAGCCGAAGCGTCCTTCAGGCCTAAGGCGGGGATCGATGTTGGAGGGCACTCCTCTTGTCTTTAACTCGGCACAGAGTGCAAGGAAGCCTTCGACCAATCGGTTCGCCTTCTTGGAATCGCCGCTATGAACAAAGATAAGGTCCCAATCGGAGGAGTAATTTAGCTCTTTTCCGCCCAATTTACCCATTCCGATTAGCGCCATCTCCTCGGCGGCATCTGCCAACTCGGATTGCTGGGCGGCAGTATTGAAGATGGCTTCGACCAGGCAGGCGCTTAGGTTGTAGAGGTCGGCAGCGGTGTCAACGGGTTCAGTTTCCCCCCAAACATCGCGCGCGCCAATTCGCACGGTTTCCCTGCGGGAGAAGGCTTCGATGACTTTTAATCGCGCCTCGTGAGACTTTGCCGGTTTTAGCCGTTGAACCAATTGTTCAGTCATTAGTTCTCTCGGCTTTGCTCCTTGTTCGATAATCTCATCGCTAAAAAGCAAATCGAGCAGTTCTTGATGGCGGACAACTTGCTCCATTAAAGGAGGCGCATAGACCGCCAGTTCACCAAGTCGACGCATAACCTCGGGGCTGTCGTGGAAAGAAACATAAAGCTGTGACGCATTGGGGGCTGTTGCAGCAAGGCTGTCAATGGCTCCGATAAAGGCATCTGGGGAAGGTGAACGTACTGCCAGTGATAATAAATCAGGTGCAATTTGCAAAAACGCGCGGCGGGTTTCGGGACTTGCTTGGCCGTGCTGGGAGCCGACTAATGGGAGCCGAAGAAGCTGTAGCGCCTTTTCAGGCTCCTCAAATCCCGATGCCTGAAGCTTTTTAATCCATTGGGACTTGGCTTTGGAGACCTCGATTGCTTGAAGCAGATCACGCCAGCCTCCCCCGTCAGATTGCTTCTTGAAGTGCTCACCATAGAATAGGCGTTCGAAAACTTCACGTACCTTACCGCGCTCGGCGTTTAGGTGGGCCATGAAAGGGTCTCGGCCTTCAAAACCAAGCCTTCGTGCCAGCCTATTCATCTCGGCTTCATCGGTTGGTAAATGGTGAGTTTGAAGCTCATTCAGGATTTGGATGCGATGTTCGACTGTGCGCAGGAAGCAATAGGCTTGCGCTAGTAGGGCGGCATCATCGGCGGGAAGGAATCCGGCATCCCGAAGATTGTCTAAAGCTTGAAGCGTGTTGCCGGTTCGAACTCGCGGAAGGCGTCCTCCATGGGCAAGCTGCATAAGTTGGGCGGTGAACTCGATATCCCTTATACCGCCGTAACCGTTTTTAAGATTGGTCTCCCATTCACCGGCGACTTGTGACTGCTTTTCCATGCGCCTTTTGTTGCGCCGGACATCATCGATTGTTGTATCCAAGACGAAACGGCGATAGACGAGTGGTTGGACGAGACGCTCAAATGTCTCTCCGACAAGGGCATCACCAGCCATGAATCGAGATTTGATGAGGGCTTGGAATTCCCAAGTCTCTGCCCAGCTTTCGTAATATTGGCGGCATCCTTCCAGAGAACGCACCATTGCGCCGAAGCGCCCTTCGGGCCTTAATCGCATATCCACACGAAACACGATCCCGCGTGTCATTCGGTTAGAAAGCGCTTGGACGATGGCTTCTGCAAGTTTTGCAAGATATTGCGCTTCGGGGATATCGCCTTCGATTTTGGGGTTGTCTGAACAGACGAAAATAAGGTCAATATCCGAACTGTAATTCAGTTCATGCCCGCCGAGTTTGCCCATGCCAATAATCGCAATGCCGGGGTTGCCGCGCATATTGTATTTCGCCGATAGCTCCTCATGACAGACTTCATAGGCTGTTTGAACGCAGGCATCGGCGAAATCGGAAATAGCGCGCGCAACTTGCGGCAACTCCCATGTGTTGGTGATATCCATTGCCCCAATTCGAAGGATCTCGCGCTGTTTGAAATGGCGCAATCGGTCGAGTTTGAGTAGGAATGAGTGGCAAGGGGCGATTAGTGTGGCGATTTCGCGGTGCAATTCGGCAGCGGTTTTCGGTCTTTGCCGAAGCTGTTGGTCGCCTAAAATCTCGACGATTTCAGGGTTTTGGATGAGGATCTCGGCAAAGAACTGGCTTGAAGCGCAGACTGCGAGCAGTATCTCTAATAGCGCTCGATGTTCTGATAGAAGTCGATAGTAAAGGGATCTTCCGGTTATGTTGGATGCCCATCGTTCGAAGTTATTAATCGCCATATCCGGTTCGGGGCTTTTCTTCAAAACATCTGTGAGAGCGGGCAAGAGCAGTTCAAACGATTCCACGCATGATGGCGCATCTTGAAGCGATTCAAATATTCGCCTTGCTCGTTCCGGTTCTATGAAAGTAATAGCTTTTACCGCAGAAACAATTTCCATATCAATCTTGATATTACCGTCAAGCTCGTCTCGCGTCAAGCAGAATTACCCGGGAGTGCTTATACAAGGATTTCAACCACGGAGAATAATGGTGAAATAATTCACAAAGTATGGCGTGAAATTTGACTTAAATGAACCTGTGTGTGATAATAACTTCACACTTATATGTATCTTAATGAGTGCTTTCTGTTTTGTATTCAACTTTGGTGGAAACTTTTAATGGATTGGTGGGCAATGAGAATAGAAGTGAGAATTGCGATTCTGGTAATCCTCTTTGCTTTTGTGGCGACAACTTTAGTTCATGCTGTTACTTATTCCTCTGTAGATTCAGATGATGTTTGGGTCTATGGGTGGTCAGGCAATCCCTCAGGAAGTGAATATCTGCAAGCTTGGATGCATGGGAACAGCTCGGATTTATGGCCAGTTTATCCGCCGCCCTACGATATTGTAAATGATGCAAGTTATTCATACTTGCAATGGGATTTGAGCAGCACTTTTGTACCTGGCAATTACTATCATATCACTTCTGCAACAATAACCTTAACTCATAAAAAATCCCCTACTTGGACTTTATCAGATAAGAATGTAATGCTGAGAAAGCTTGCTTCCAACTGGGGTGAAACAACTTGGTATTTTCTTAATACGACCAACCCTCAACCGTGTGCGCTTCTGGCGAGTGGAGAAC
This genomic interval from bacterium contains the following:
- a CDS encoding aldo/keto reductase, with product MEKRKCGNSDMMLSCLGVGCWAFGGGEYWGDQNQKDVDEVVHRAVDLGINFFDTAEAYNKGTSESSLGLALKGIPRDKVFVGTKISPSNVQSENVEVHLDASLKRLQLDYVDLYMVHWPITAHSIKHFSTGTIPTPSVQVAFDTLRKMQEKGKIRNIGVSNFGPEKMDEALATGANIVINELPYSLLTRAIELEILPYCRNKGIGVLGYMALMQGLLADIYPTLDDVPLWQRRTRHFDVARTPEHCRHGLPGAEVETDAAINAVRAITKKYGMTTPEISLKWAIAGNGLTCSLAGSRNVKELEANAKAANEPLPAEVIAELSKATDELLNALGTSFDYYENPKNDRTK